One Nonomuraea angiospora DNA segment encodes these proteins:
- a CDS encoding TatD family hydrolase — protein sequence MTKLPAAPEPLSAPVFDSHCHLDIMVGNRQASSGDPVAQAAQASEASVRSILEDSRAVGVTRLVTIGYDLRSSRWNAEVAAEQEGVYAGVAIHPNEAHEATAEVLAEIESLARRPEVRAVGETGLDYFRDWASKEDQHASFRAHIEIAKRTGKALVIHDRDAHDDVLRVLAEEGAPDKVVFHSFSGDAEMAKKCVEAGYFMSFSGPVTYKNAAYLREAAQTAPQELMLVETDAPYLPPVPHRGKPNAPYLIPLTLRCLAEVKGVHPDQLCEAISANGVMVFGEW from the coding sequence GTGACCAAGCTTCCCGCCGCTCCCGAGCCGCTTTCCGCACCTGTCTTCGACAGCCACTGCCATCTCGACATCATGGTTGGCAACAGGCAGGCGTCGTCCGGCGATCCGGTGGCGCAGGCCGCGCAGGCGTCGGAGGCCAGCGTCCGGAGCATCCTGGAGGACTCCAGGGCGGTCGGCGTGACGCGGCTGGTGACCATCGGCTACGACCTGAGGTCCTCCAGGTGGAACGCCGAGGTGGCGGCCGAGCAGGAGGGCGTGTACGCCGGGGTGGCCATCCACCCGAACGAGGCCCACGAGGCCACCGCGGAGGTCCTGGCCGAGATCGAGAGCCTCGCGCGTCGGCCGGAGGTGCGGGCGGTGGGGGAGACCGGGCTCGACTACTTCCGTGACTGGGCGAGCAAGGAAGATCAGCACGCGAGCTTCCGCGCGCACATCGAGATCGCCAAGCGCACCGGCAAGGCTCTGGTCATCCACGACCGCGACGCGCATGACGACGTGCTGAGGGTGCTGGCCGAGGAGGGCGCGCCGGACAAGGTCGTCTTCCACAGCTTCTCGGGCGACGCTGAAATGGCGAAAAAGTGTGTCGAAGCCGGATATTTCATGTCTTTTTCCGGTCCTGTGACGTACAAGAACGCCGCCTACCTCCGTGAGGCCGCCCAGACCGCCCCGCAGGAGCTCATGCTGGTCGAAACCGACGCCCCCTACCTGCCGCCGGTCCCGCACCGCGGCAAGCCCAACGCCCCCTACCTCATCCCCCTCACTTTGCGCTGCCTCGCGGAGGTCAAAGGGGTCCATCCGGATCAGTTGTGCGAGGCGATCAGTGCCAACGGAGTCATGGTCTTCGGCGAGTGGTGA
- the metG gene encoding methionine--tRNA ligase, giving the protein MSQHILTAVAWPYANGPRHIGHVSGFGVPSDVFSRYQRMAGNKVLMVSGTDEHGTPIQVQADKEGVSARELADRYNRVIAEDLTGLGLSYDLFTRTTTKNHYAITQEIFKGLYDNGYIFPKTTMGAISPSTGRTLPDRYIEGTCPICGYDGARGDQCDNCGNQLDPIQLINPKSRINGETPTFVETEHFMLDLPAFTEVLGSYLQSKQGEWRPNVLKFALNLLGDLQPRAISRDLDWGVPIPLDGWRDQPNKRLYVWFDAVIGYLSASIEWARRSGDPDAWRAWWQNPDARGYYFMGKDNIVFHAEIWPAMLYGYSGQGDRAGTPGSLGALAVPSEVVSSEFLTMEGKKFSSSRQVVIYVRDFLARYDADALRYYIAVAGPENQDTDFTWQEFVNRNNGELVAAWGNLVNRSISMAAKNFGAVPEPGHLTDADRALLERSRKAFAPVGAELGRSRFKNAINEAFDVVREANKYLAEQEPWKLKEDPERQKSILHVALQVVDDAKTMLTPFLPSSSNKVFSMLGGEGVWSGMPEIREVDEDGGTPYPVITGEYDGAARWEHRPIKPGTPLAPPVPLFKKLDPKVVDEELARLGE; this is encoded by the coding sequence ATGTCCCAGCACATCTTGACCGCCGTCGCGTGGCCCTACGCAAACGGCCCCCGCCACATCGGGCACGTCTCCGGGTTCGGCGTGCCGTCCGACGTCTTCAGCCGCTACCAGCGGATGGCGGGCAACAAGGTGCTGATGGTGTCAGGCACCGACGAGCACGGCACGCCCATCCAGGTGCAGGCCGACAAGGAAGGCGTGAGCGCCAGGGAGCTGGCCGACCGCTACAACCGCGTCATCGCCGAGGACCTGACCGGCCTCGGGCTCTCCTACGACCTGTTCACCAGGACCACGACGAAAAACCACTACGCCATCACACAAGAGATCTTCAAGGGCCTCTACGACAACGGCTATATCTTCCCCAAGACCACGATGGGGGCCATTTCCCCCTCGACCGGCCGCACTCTGCCCGACCGCTACATCGAGGGCACCTGCCCCATCTGCGGCTACGACGGCGCGCGCGGCGACCAGTGCGACAACTGCGGCAACCAGCTCGACCCGATCCAGCTGATCAACCCCAAGAGCCGCATCAACGGCGAGACGCCCACGTTCGTCGAGACCGAGCACTTCATGCTCGACCTGCCCGCCTTCACCGAGGTCCTCGGCTCCTACCTGCAGTCCAAGCAGGGCGAGTGGCGGCCCAACGTGCTGAAGTTCGCGCTCAACCTGCTCGGCGACCTGCAGCCGCGCGCGATCAGCCGCGACCTCGACTGGGGCGTGCCGATCCCGCTCGACGGCTGGCGCGACCAGCCCAACAAGCGGCTCTACGTGTGGTTCGACGCGGTGATCGGCTACCTGTCGGCCTCCATCGAGTGGGCCAGGCGCTCGGGCGACCCCGACGCGTGGCGCGCGTGGTGGCAGAATCCCGACGCCCGCGGCTACTACTTCATGGGCAAGGACAACATCGTCTTCCACGCCGAGATCTGGCCGGCGATGCTCTACGGCTACAGCGGGCAGGGCGACCGCGCCGGCACGCCGGGCTCGCTCGGCGCGCTCGCGGTGCCGTCCGAGGTGGTCTCCAGCGAGTTCCTGACCATGGAGGGCAAGAAGTTCTCCTCGTCCAGGCAAGTAGTAATTTACGTAAGAGATTTCCTGGCGCGTTACGACGCCGACGCCCTTCGCTACTACATCGCGGTGGCCGGACCGGAAAACCAGGACACCGATTTCACCTGGCAGGAGTTCGTCAACCGCAACAACGGCGAGCTGGTCGCGGCCTGGGGAAACCTGGTCAACCGGTCGATCTCGATGGCGGCGAAGAACTTCGGGGCCGTGCCCGAGCCGGGCCACCTCACCGACGCCGACCGGGCCCTGCTGGAGCGCTCGCGCAAGGCGTTCGCGCCGGTGGGCGCGGAGCTGGGCAGGTCGCGCTTCAAGAACGCGATCAACGAGGCGTTCGACGTGGTCCGCGAGGCCAACAAATACCTGGCCGAGCAGGAGCCGTGGAAGCTCAAGGAGGACCCGGAGCGGCAGAAGTCGATCCTGCACGTCGCGCTCCAGGTGGTCGACGACGCCAAGACGATGCTCACGCCGTTCCTGCCCAGCTCCTCCAACAAGGTCTTCTCCATGCTCGGCGGCGAGGGCGTGTGGTCGGGCATGCCGGAGATCCGCGAGGTCGACGAGGACGGCGGCACCCCCTACCCGGTGATCACCGGCGAGTACGACGGGGCGGCCCGCTGGGAGCACCGGCCGATCAAGCCGGGCACGCCGCTCGCGCCGCCCGTGCCGCTGTTCAAGAAGCTCGACCCGAAGGTCGTGGACGAGGAGCTGGCCCGGCTGGGCGAGTGA
- a CDS encoding glycosyltransferase family 2 protein, translating into MELTVVMPCLNEAETVEVCVRKALACMEEHGIEGEVLIADNGSTDGSQQLARDAGARVVHVDEKGYGNALMGGIRAARGKYVIMGDADDSYDFTALLPFVEQLRDGADLVMGNRFKGGIAPGAMPPLHRYLGNPVLSFIGRLFFPSAIGDFHCGLRGFRRDSILKLQLQTGGMEFASEMVVRSTLSGLDVREVPTTLSPDGRSRPPHLRSWRDGWRHLRFLLLYSPKWLFFYPGVLMMVIGLIAGTALTFGPVEIGELAFDVDTLVGSSALVVIGFQAALFAVFTKVYAAEEGFLPESPRIRRLIDIVSLEKGLVVGGLLALAGLIGLVMSLVHWQVRSFGELDPRESLRIVVPSATALIVSFQTIFAALFISILGIRRTRESSIDVAAKAAEEAAEAVSLEDVSLEESKR; encoded by the coding sequence GTGGAACTGACGGTGGTCATGCCCTGCCTCAACGAGGCGGAGACCGTGGAAGTCTGTGTACGCAAGGCGCTGGCGTGCATGGAGGAGCACGGCATCGAGGGCGAGGTCCTGATCGCCGACAACGGCAGCACGGACGGCTCGCAACAGCTCGCCCGCGACGCCGGAGCCCGCGTGGTCCACGTCGACGAGAAGGGCTATGGCAACGCCCTCATGGGCGGTATCAGGGCGGCGCGCGGCAAATACGTCATCATGGGCGACGCCGACGACTCCTATGACTTCACCGCGTTGCTGCCGTTCGTGGAGCAGCTGCGCGACGGCGCCGACCTGGTGATGGGAAACCGCTTCAAGGGCGGCATCGCCCCGGGCGCCATGCCCCCGCTCCACCGCTACCTCGGCAACCCGGTGCTGTCGTTTATCGGCCGGCTGTTCTTCCCCTCGGCCATCGGTGACTTCCACTGCGGGCTGCGCGGGTTCCGGCGCGACTCGATCCTCAAGCTGCAGCTGCAGACGGGAGGCATGGAGTTCGCCTCCGAGATGGTGGTCCGCTCCACGCTGTCCGGCCTCGACGTGCGCGAGGTGCCCACCACGCTCTCGCCCGACGGCCGCTCCCGCCCGCCGCACCTGCGCTCCTGGCGCGACGGCTGGCGCCACCTGCGCTTCCTGCTGCTCTACAGCCCCAAGTGGCTGTTCTTCTACCCCGGCGTGCTGATGATGGTCATCGGCCTGATCGCCGGGACGGCGCTGACGTTCGGCCCGGTGGAGATCGGGGAGCTGGCCTTCGACGTCGACACCCTCGTCGGGTCGTCCGCCCTGGTCGTGATCGGCTTCCAGGCGGCCCTGTTCGCCGTGTTCACCAAGGTCTACGCGGCCGAGGAGGGCTTCCTGCCCGAATCGCCGCGCATCCGGCGGCTGATCGACATCGTGAGCCTGGAGAAGGGGCTCGTGGTCGGCGGCCTGCTGGCGCTGGCCGGTCTGATCGGCCTGGTGATGTCGCTGGTCCACTGGCAGGTGCGCAGCTTCGGCGAGCTCGACCCGCGCGAGTCGCTGCGCATCGTCGTGCCCTCCGCGACCGCTCTGATCGTGAGCTTCCAGACGATCTTCGCGGCGCTGTTCATCAGCATCCTCGGCATCCGCCGCACCCGCGAGAGCTCCATCGACGTGGCCGCCAAGGCCGCCGAGGAGGCCGCGGAGGCGGTCTCCCTCGAGGACGTCTCCCTCGAGGAATCCAAGCGATAG
- a CDS encoding dolichyl-phosphate-mannose--protein mannosyltransferase produces the protein MRNWGVSAQRLVPPMPGTPVLGWAGPILVALFGGLLRFIRLDEPKAVVFDETYYAKDAYSLITHGVERTMLGDAKDPIADKRLITGNLDIFKQCPQPDDCASFVAHPPLGKWMIGVGEWLFGMDPFGWRFAAALIGTLSILIMARVARRMTRSTLLGCLAGLLLSLDGLHLVLSRTALLDIFLMFWVLAGFACLVTDRDWARQRLADLHGRGPLGELGPRLGLRPWRLAAGLCLGAACAVKWSGIFFLIAFAVMSLMWDMGARRALGLRQPYRGAFSYDLPGASAAMAFVPAVTFMASWTGWFATSGGWGRDWAQATSSGPAFFVVDSVRSWLRYQLQVLGYHSNLHEYHPYMSEPWQWPLLIRPVSFHYPLDIPPSACGADKCSQAVLGVGTPALWYAAVPALIALVAWYVATRDWRAGAALLGVAAGWLPWFYYALADNRTMYLFYMIPVVPFMVLALVLVAGLVLGRQDAPATRRATGAAVVGAFALIVLINFWWLYPVLTAETITHADWWARMLMRSWVTAAPK, from the coding sequence GTGAGGAACTGGGGGGTTTCCGCTCAGCGACTGGTCCCGCCGATGCCGGGGACCCCCGTGCTGGGCTGGGCCGGGCCGATCCTGGTCGCGCTGTTCGGTGGCCTCCTGCGGTTCATCAGGCTCGACGAGCCCAAGGCCGTCGTCTTCGACGAGACGTACTACGCCAAGGACGCGTACTCGCTGATCACGCACGGCGTCGAGCGGACCATGCTCGGCGACGCCAAGGACCCGATCGCCGACAAACGCCTCATCACCGGCAACCTGGACATCTTCAAGCAGTGCCCGCAGCCCGACGACTGCGCCTCGTTCGTGGCGCACCCGCCGCTGGGCAAGTGGATGATCGGCGTGGGCGAGTGGCTGTTCGGGATGGACCCGTTCGGCTGGCGCTTCGCCGCCGCACTGATCGGCACGCTGTCCATCCTGATCATGGCCAGGGTGGCCCGCAGGATGACGCGCTCCACGCTGCTGGGCTGCCTGGCCGGGCTGCTGCTCTCGCTCGACGGCCTGCACCTGGTGCTGTCGCGCACGGCACTGCTGGACATCTTCCTGATGTTCTGGGTGCTGGCCGGGTTCGCCTGCCTGGTGACCGACCGGGACTGGGCGCGGCAACGGCTGGCCGACCTGCACGGGCGCGGGCCGCTCGGCGAGCTGGGGCCGCGCCTGGGGCTGCGGCCGTGGCGGCTGGCGGCCGGGCTCTGCCTGGGGGCGGCGTGCGCGGTGAAGTGGTCGGGGATCTTCTTCCTGATCGCGTTCGCGGTCATGAGCCTCATGTGGGACATGGGGGCCAGACGGGCGCTGGGGCTGCGGCAGCCCTACCGGGGGGCGTTCTCGTACGATCTGCCGGGCGCGTCCGCGGCCATGGCGTTCGTGCCCGCGGTCACCTTCATGGCCTCGTGGACCGGGTGGTTCGCCACCTCCGGCGGCTGGGGGCGCGACTGGGCGCAGGCCACCTCGTCCGGGCCCGCGTTCTTCGTGGTCGACTCGGTGCGGTCGTGGCTGCGCTACCAGCTGCAGGTGCTGGGCTACCACAGCAACCTGCACGAATACCACCCGTACATGTCGGAGCCGTGGCAGTGGCCGCTGCTGATCAGGCCCGTCTCGTTCCACTACCCGCTGGACATCCCGCCGTCGGCGTGCGGGGCCGACAAGTGCTCACAGGCCGTGCTCGGGGTCGGCACCCCCGCCCTGTGGTACGCCGCCGTGCCGGCGCTGATCGCCCTCGTCGCGTGGTACGTGGCCACGCGCGACTGGCGGGCGGGGGCGGCGCTGCTGGGCGTGGCGGCCGGCTGGCTGCCGTGGTTCTACTACGCCCTCGCCGACAACCGGACGATGTACCTGTTCTACATGATCCCCGTCGTGCCGTTCATGGTGCTGGCGCTCGTGCTGGTGGCGGGGCTGGTGCTGGGCCGGCAGGACGCCCCCGCGACCCGGCGGGCGACCGGGGCCGCGGTGGTGGGGGCGTTCGCGCTCATCGTGCTGATCAACTTCTGGTGGCTCTATCCGGTGCTGACCGCCGAGACGATCACACACGCAGACTGGTGGGCTCGGATGCTGATGCGTTCTTGGGTGACCGCCGCGCCCAAGTGA
- the rsmI gene encoding 16S rRNA (cytidine(1402)-2'-O)-methyltransferase: MPCHNGQVTEDGRLVLAGAPIGQAGDVSPRLREVLGSADVVAAEDTRRLRRLATELGVEIEGRVVSYYDQNEAVRAKELLETLKEGRTVVVITDAGMPGVSDPGYRLTRLAVDEGITVTALPGPSAVTTALAVSGLASDRFCFEGFPPRKPGERARRLASLAAEERTMVFFESPRRLASSLEAMAEAFGADRQAAVCRELTKTYEEVRRGGLGELAEWAAKDVKGEITLVVAGYAPGEGEPDLDELVAEVDRRVAEGEQRKLAVAEVAKQAGIPKRELYDLVHRRSPTP; encoded by the coding sequence ATGCCCTGCCACAATGGTCAGGTGACTGAAGACGGCAGGTTGGTGCTGGCAGGAGCCCCCATCGGCCAGGCGGGTGACGTCTCGCCGCGGCTGCGCGAGGTGCTGGGGAGCGCCGACGTGGTGGCCGCCGAGGACACCAGGCGCCTGCGCAGGCTCGCGACCGAGCTGGGTGTGGAGATCGAGGGCCGGGTGGTGTCCTATTACGACCAGAACGAGGCGGTCCGGGCCAAGGAGCTATTGGAGACCCTGAAAGAGGGCCGCACGGTCGTGGTCATCACGGACGCGGGCATGCCGGGCGTCTCCGACCCCGGCTACCGCCTGACGCGCCTGGCGGTCGACGAGGGCATCACGGTCACCGCGCTGCCGGGGCCGAGCGCCGTCACGACCGCGCTGGCGGTGTCCGGTCTGGCCAGCGACCGGTTCTGCTTCGAGGGCTTCCCGCCGCGCAAGCCGGGCGAGCGGGCCCGCCGCCTGGCCTCCCTGGCGGCCGAGGAGCGCACGATGGTCTTCTTCGAGTCGCCGCGCCGGCTGGCGAGCTCCCTGGAGGCCATGGCCGAGGCGTTCGGCGCCGACCGGCAGGCCGCCGTGTGCCGCGAGCTGACCAAGACGTACGAGGAGGTACGGCGGGGCGGGCTCGGCGAGCTGGCCGAATGGGCGGCCAAGGACGTCAAGGGCGAGATCACGCTCGTGGTCGCCGGATACGCGCCGGGGGAGGGCGAGCCGGACCTGGACGAGCTGGTCGCCGAGGTGGACCGCAGGGTCGCCGAGGGCGAGCAGCGCAAGCTCGCCGTCGCCGAGGTGGCCAAGCAGGCGGGCATCCCCAAACGCGAGCTGTATGACCTGGTTCACAGGAGATCCCCTACGCCATAG
- a CDS encoding dolichyl-phosphate-mannose--protein mannosyltransferase yields MAVTDSPYQANESSEVGDSLPKTMSVRERLVPPMHGSILWGWIGPLLVTLFGAILRFINLGHPKAVVFDETYYMKDAFSLITWGVERTTIKEADKAIIAGKTDIWQSCTAETLDKCASYVVHPPLGKWMIGAGEWLFGLNPFGWRFAAALIGSLSILILARVARRMTRSTLLGCFAGLLLALDGLHYVLSRTALLDIFLMFWVLAAFACLVVDRDQARERLATWYETSPLAPHGPSLGIRWWRIGAGVCLALAMSVKWSGLAFAVAFAIMSVMWDFGARRAVGLRHPYVGAFNKDVPQAFLAFAVVPFVTYMATWVGWFVNATGYGRDWDQATSAGNPIFFVVDSMRSWIKYQWQVYTFHSGLETSHPYMSEPWQWPLLLRPVAFYYEGRQNTCGVKDCSEAVLGVGTPVIWFGAVAALVALIAWYVSSRDWRAGAVLLSYAMGLVPWIYFAVADNRTMFLFYAIPMVPFMVLAITLCAGLLIGSSKPTITGAMPVRRTVGAAVVGAFTLLALINFWWLHPILSAELIPYTEWKARMLFEKRWI; encoded by the coding sequence ATGGCGGTGACCGATTCCCCATACCAGGCCAACGAGAGCTCGGAGGTCGGCGACAGCCTTCCCAAGACGATGTCCGTACGCGAACGGCTCGTGCCTCCCATGCACGGCAGCATCCTGTGGGGCTGGATCGGCCCGCTGCTGGTCACCCTTTTCGGCGCCATCCTGCGCTTCATCAACCTGGGCCACCCCAAGGCCGTGGTGTTCGACGAGACGTACTACATGAAGGACGCGTTCTCGCTGATCACCTGGGGTGTCGAGCGGACCACCATCAAGGAGGCCGACAAGGCGATCATCGCCGGCAAGACCGACATCTGGCAGTCGTGCACGGCCGAGACCCTCGACAAGTGCGCCTCCTACGTCGTCCACCCGCCGCTGGGCAAGTGGATGATCGGGGCGGGCGAGTGGCTGTTCGGGCTCAACCCGTTCGGCTGGCGCTTCGCCGCCGCGCTGATCGGGTCACTGTCGATCCTCATCCTGGCCAGGGTGGCCCGCCGGATGACGCGCTCGACGCTGCTGGGCTGCTTCGCCGGTCTGCTGCTGGCCCTCGACGGCCTGCACTACGTGCTCTCGCGCACGGCGCTGCTGGACATCTTCCTGATGTTCTGGGTGCTGGCCGCGTTCGCCTGCCTGGTGGTCGATCGCGACCAGGCCCGCGAACGGCTCGCGACCTGGTACGAGACCTCGCCGCTCGCGCCGCACGGACCCTCGCTGGGGATCAGGTGGTGGCGGATCGGCGCCGGGGTCTGCCTGGCCTTGGCGATGTCGGTCAAGTGGTCGGGGCTGGCGTTCGCCGTGGCGTTCGCGATCATGTCCGTGATGTGGGACTTCGGCGCCCGCCGGGCCGTCGGGCTGCGGCATCCGTACGTGGGGGCGTTCAACAAGGACGTGCCGCAGGCGTTCCTGGCGTTCGCCGTGGTGCCGTTCGTCACCTACATGGCCACCTGGGTCGGCTGGTTCGTCAACGCGACCGGCTACGGGCGCGACTGGGATCAGGCCACCTCCGCGGGCAACCCGATCTTCTTCGTGGTCGACTCGATGCGGTCGTGGATCAAGTACCAGTGGCAGGTCTACACCTTCCACAGCGGGCTGGAGACCTCGCACCCGTACATGTCCGAGCCCTGGCAGTGGCCGCTGCTGCTGCGCCCGGTCGCCTTCTACTACGAGGGCAGGCAGAACACCTGCGGCGTCAAGGACTGCTCCGAGGCCGTGCTGGGCGTGGGCACGCCGGTGATCTGGTTCGGGGCGGTGGCCGCGCTGGTGGCCCTGATCGCGTGGTACGTCTCCTCGCGCGACTGGCGGGCGGGGGCCGTGCTGCTGTCGTACGCCATGGGCCTGGTGCCGTGGATCTACTTCGCCGTGGCCGACAACCGTACGATGTTCCTGTTCTACGCCATCCCGATGGTGCCGTTCATGGTGCTGGCCATCACGCTGTGCGCCGGGCTGCTGATCGGGTCGTCGAAACCGACGATCACGGGGGCGATGCCGGTACGGCGCACCGTCGGGGCCGCCGTGGTCGGCGCGTTCACGCTGCTCGCGCTCATCAACTTCTGGTGGCTGCACCCGATCCTGTCCGCCGAACTCATCCCGTACACGGAGTGGAAGGCCCGCATGCTGTTCGAGAAACGGTGGATATGA
- a CDS encoding MerR family transcriptional regulator — protein MEDTLIDIGEVARQSGLAASALRFYERKGLIQAEGRNGLRRAYRPETLERLALITCARDAGFTLSEIAEFLRARPSDARLRERMAAKEREVSERVAQLTRLRDSLRHAVTCDHDPLVECPEFKQAVGRVPLG, from the coding sequence GTGGAAGACACGTTGATCGACATAGGCGAGGTGGCCAGGCAGAGCGGGCTGGCCGCGTCGGCGCTGCGGTTCTACGAGCGCAAGGGGCTCATCCAGGCGGAAGGGCGCAACGGCCTGCGCCGCGCCTACCGTCCCGAGACGCTGGAGCGCCTGGCGCTGATCACGTGCGCCCGCGACGCGGGGTTCACGCTGTCGGAGATCGCCGAGTTCCTGCGCGCCAGGCCGTCCGACGCGAGGCTGCGCGAGCGCATGGCGGCCAAGGAGCGCGAGGTGTCCGAGCGGGTCGCGCAGCTCACCCGGCTGCGCGACAGCCTGCGGCACGCGGTGACCTGCGACCACGACCCGCTCGTGGAATGTCCTGAGTTCAAGCAGGCCGTGGGCCGCGTGCCGCTGGGCTGA
- a CDS encoding MBL fold metallo-hydrolase, giving the protein MRIHHLNLGSMREIESPDGQPAAPAVCHALLIETPASGLVLVEAGLGLDDVAKPGEMLEREWAELVEPLLSPDETAVRQVAALGHDPLDVRHIVLTHLDVDHSGGLPDFPHAQVHVMEVELEDAIAQAPNRRYRPGHWAHSPKWVTYPDTGTRWLGVDGVRPLAGLGEDFLLVPLDGHTRGHAGVAVHDGEGWLLHAGDAYFYHGELDREPQPHPLMDLVQVSAQVDAARRLSSQERLRSLVHDHGVRVFSAHDPWELSHYIR; this is encoded by the coding sequence ATGCGAATTCACCACCTGAACCTCGGCTCCATGCGCGAGATCGAATCCCCGGACGGGCAGCCTGCGGCGCCCGCCGTGTGCCACGCGCTGCTGATCGAGACGCCCGCCTCGGGGCTCGTCCTGGTCGAGGCCGGGCTGGGCCTCGACGACGTGGCCAAGCCCGGGGAGATGCTGGAGCGCGAGTGGGCGGAGCTCGTCGAGCCGCTGCTCTCGCCCGACGAGACCGCCGTACGGCAGGTCGCCGCGCTCGGCCACGACCCGCTCGACGTACGGCACATCGTGCTGACCCACCTGGACGTGGACCACAGCGGCGGCCTGCCCGACTTCCCGCACGCCCAGGTACACGTCATGGAGGTCGAGCTGGAGGACGCCATCGCCCAGGCCCCGAACCGCCGCTACCGCCCGGGCCACTGGGCCCACTCCCCCAAGTGGGTGACTTATCCGGACACGGGCACCCGGTGGCTGGGCGTGGACGGGGTGCGGCCGCTGGCGGGGCTGGGCGAGGACTTCCTGCTCGTGCCGCTGGACGGGCACACCCGCGGGCACGCCGGAGTGGCGGTCCACGACGGCGAGGGCTGGCTGCTGCACGCCGGGGACGCGTACTTCTACCACGGCGAACTCGACCGCGAGCCCCAGCCGCACCCGCTGATGGACCTCGTGCAGGTCAGCGCCCAGGTCGACGCCGCGCGCCGCCTGTCGAGCCAGGAACGCCTGCGCTCGCTCGTACACGACCACGGCGTCAGAGTCTTCTCCGCGCATGACCCTTGGGAACTGTCCCATTACATACGGTAG
- a CDS encoding DUF5996 family protein — translation MELFPAMPLAEWAEAKETFHRFAQIVGKIRLSSSNRRNHWWQVPFHPTGRGLTSRPMGGLGEQALFSIDFDLVRHRLVVDVLDGRSAEFSLIGRSVASFHDRLFETLAGLGIRPEIWAVPFDLGDDTPFADDTLHARYDPVLINRYWRILSQVVQLLDRFAADFAGKTSPVHHFWHTFDIAVTRFTGRVVRVSPDADPVTREAYSWEVISSGFWFGDKERPWPAFYSYTAPEPQGLELEPLRPVEAEWLPARGSHLAVLRYDDVRAMGDPVASVLEFLDSAYQAGARLTGLDTEALSSPGGVTDPYYGKY, via the coding sequence ATGGAGCTGTTCCCAGCCATGCCGCTCGCCGAGTGGGCGGAGGCCAAGGAGACCTTTCACAGATTCGCGCAGATCGTGGGGAAGATCCGGTTGTCGTCGAGCAACCGGCGAAATCACTGGTGGCAGGTGCCCTTCCACCCGACCGGGCGCGGGCTCACCTCGCGCCCGATGGGCGGGCTGGGCGAGCAGGCGCTGTTCAGCATCGACTTCGACCTGGTGCGCCACCGGCTGGTGGTGGACGTGCTCGACGGGCGCAGCGCGGAGTTCAGCCTGATCGGGCGGTCGGTGGCGTCGTTCCACGACCGGCTCTTCGAGACGCTCGCGGGGCTGGGGATCCGGCCGGAGATCTGGGCGGTGCCGTTCGACCTGGGCGACGACACGCCGTTCGCCGACGACACCCTGCACGCCCGGTACGACCCCGTCCTGATCAACCGCTACTGGCGGATCCTGTCGCAGGTGGTGCAGCTGCTCGACCGCTTCGCCGCCGACTTCGCCGGCAAGACCTCGCCGGTGCACCACTTCTGGCACACGTTCGACATCGCCGTGACGCGTTTCACCGGGCGCGTGGTCCGGGTCTCGCCGGACGCCGACCCGGTCACGCGGGAGGCGTACAGCTGGGAGGTCATCAGCTCGGGCTTCTGGTTCGGCGACAAGGAGCGGCCGTGGCCGGCGTTCTACTCCTACACCGCGCCGGAGCCCCAGGGCCTGGAACTCGAGCCGCTGCGGCCCGTGGAGGCCGAGTGGCTGCCCGCCCGGGGCAGCCACCTGGCCGTCCTCCGGTACGACGACGTGCGCGCGATGGGTGATCCGGTCGCGTCCGTGCTGGAGTTCCTGGACAGCGCCTACCAGGCGGGGGCCCGGCTGACCGGGCTCGACACGGAGGCGCTGAGCTCTCCAGGGGGCGTCACGGACCCGTACTACGGGAAGTACTGA